One stretch of Cetobacterium somerae ATCC BAA-474 DNA includes these proteins:
- a CDS encoding NAD(P)H-dependent oxidoreductase, whose product MEILVIATHPNIKESRVNKVWIETLKKENNVTVRFLDEIYREDKKINVEKEKDFLEKSERVVFQFPFYWYSMPALMREYFDSVLQFGWAYGPKGDALKGKEFLVALSVGAPEYSYMGGSYNNFTITELLRPLEATANAVQMTYLPYFALFDIPRLSDEEIEESAKKYIKHINNEDINHRKFLERLKKENQESSFIDL is encoded by the coding sequence ATGGAAATACTTGTAATAGCGACACATCCAAATATTAAGGAATCTAGAGTTAATAAAGTTTGGATAGAAACTTTAAAAAAAGAGAACAATGTAACAGTTAGATTTTTAGATGAAATCTATAGAGAAGATAAAAAAATTAATGTGGAAAAAGAGAAAGATTTTCTAGAAAAATCTGAGAGGGTAGTGTTTCAATTTCCTTTTTATTGGTATAGTATGCCAGCCTTAATGAGAGAGTATTTTGATAGCGTACTCCAATTTGGATGGGCTTATGGACCAAAGGGAGATGCCTTAAAAGGAAAAGAATTTTTAGTAGCTCTTTCTGTGGGAGCTCCGGAATATTCGTACATGGGTGGTAGTTACAATAATTTTACAATAACTGAGTTATTGAGACCATTAGAAGCTACAGCAAATGCAGTACAAATGACTTATTTACCGTATTTTGCTCTTTTTGATATACCTAGATTATCTGATGAAGAAATTGAAGAGTCAGCAAAGAAATATATAAAGCATATAAATAATGAGGATATAAATCATAGAAAGTTTTTAGAGAGATTGAAAAAAGAGAATCAAGAAAGTAGTTTTATAGATTTATAA
- a CDS encoding BMP family lipoprotein, producing the protein MKKINSIIMFLLLSVTILAAPLKVGLILAMGGLGDKSFNDSAYAGLLKAQKDFNVEVKYVEPNSWMEDAYFLEEYSQNGFDLIIATSYTAQDAMEDISSKFPNTKYAIVDTRAKEGENIASLVFDESEGSFLVGAIAAKMSKTGKVGFIGALDIPLINRFKSGYEQGAKYVNPNISVITTYVGGDAPFSDPLKGKEHAYSLANQGVDVIYHASGNTGIGILEGVKEKGIYGIGVDCDQDDIVKGQVLTSMLKNVNNAIYKVIEDTVNGEFKGQVYNFGLKENGVGTTDFKYTRQIIGSENINFVENLKADIISGKIKVN; encoded by the coding sequence ATGAAAAAGATTAATAGTATTATTATGTTTTTACTTTTATCTGTAACAATTTTAGCAGCACCATTAAAAGTTGGATTGATTTTAGCTATGGGAGGATTAGGTGATAAATCTTTTAATGATTCGGCTTATGCAGGGCTTTTAAAAGCACAAAAAGATTTTAATGTTGAGGTAAAATATGTAGAACCAAACTCTTGGATGGAAGATGCTTATTTTCTAGAGGAGTATTCTCAGAATGGATTTGATTTAATAATTGCAACATCTTATACTGCTCAAGATGCTATGGAAGATATTAGTTCTAAGTTTCCAAATACAAAGTATGCAATAGTTGATACAAGAGCTAAAGAGGGTGAGAACATTGCATCATTAGTTTTTGATGAAAGTGAGGGGTCATTTTTAGTTGGAGCTATTGCAGCTAAGATGAGTAAAACAGGAAAAGTAGGTTTTATAGGAGCGCTGGATATACCATTAATAAATAGATTTAAATCAGGGTATGAGCAAGGAGCTAAATATGTAAATCCAAACATTTCTGTGATAACAACATATGTAGGTGGAGATGCTCCTTTTAGTGATCCTTTAAAAGGAAAGGAACATGCTTATTCTTTAGCAAATCAAGGAGTGGATGTTATATATCATGCTTCAGGAAATACTGGAATAGGGATTTTAGAGGGGGTAAAAGAAAAAGGAATTTATGGTATTGGGGTAGACTGTGATCAAGATGACATAGTAAAAGGGCAAGTTTTAACATCGATGTTAAAAAATGTAAATAATGCAATTTATAAAGTGATAGAAGACACTGTAAATGGAGAGTTTAAAGGTCAAGTATATAACTTTGGATTAAAAGAAAATGGTGTAGGAACTACTGATTTTAAATATACAAGACAGATTATTGGAAGTGAGAATATAAATTTTGTTGAAAATTTAAAAGCTGATATAATTTCTGGAAAAATAAAGGTGAATTAG